One window from the genome of Chaetodon trifascialis isolate fChaTrf1 chromosome 20, fChaTrf1.hap1, whole genome shotgun sequence encodes:
- the btc gene encoding probetacellulin isoform X1 produces the protein MAKVYRLYVGIVTALALCKYSLAEWNTTDESANRTVSYCQHHGNRDNCTADTADAGHFSKCPEEFTSYCVHGECRYIEEQQTPSCRCQPGYIGSRCEYLDLDWRIGEKQQIIIACVIAGLVFLVVFIVFICICSHRRYRLCWRRRRRREEPRNGTEKLSMMDTSAAQTRLTEDSAEPPRTNAV, from the exons ctctggcctTATGCAAATACTCCCTGGCAGAATGGAATACCACAGACGAGTCTGCCAATCGGACTGTGTCCTACTGTCaacaccatggcaacagagacAATTGCACAG cagacacagcagatgCAGGCCACTTCTCGAAATGTCCTGAGGAATTCACCAGCTACTGTGTCCATGGGGAGTGTCGTTACATTGAAGAACAGCAAACACCGTCTTGCAG GTGTCAGCCGGGTTACATTGGCTCCAGGTGTGAATATCTGGACTTGGACTGGCGGATAGGAGAGAAACAACAGATCATAATAGCCTGTGTCATCGCAGGGCTCGTTTtccttgttgttttcattgtattCATCTGCATTTGTTCACA TCGTAGATACAGACTGTGTTGGCGGAGGAGAAGACGGAGGGAGGAGCCGAGGAACGGGACAGAGAAGCTCAGCATGATGGACACCAGTGCAGCACAAACACGCTTAACCGAAGACTCAGCAGAGCCACCACGCACCAACGCTGTGTGA
- the btc gene encoding probetacellulin isoform X2 codes for MAKVYRLYVGIVTADTADAGHFSKCPEEFTSYCVHGECRYIEEQQTPSCRCQPGYIGSRCEYLDLDWRIGEKQQIIIACVIAGLVFLVVFIVFICICSHRRYRLCWRRRRRREEPRNGTEKLSMMDTSAAQTRLTEDSAEPPRTNAV; via the exons cagacacagcagatgCAGGCCACTTCTCGAAATGTCCTGAGGAATTCACCAGCTACTGTGTCCATGGGGAGTGTCGTTACATTGAAGAACAGCAAACACCGTCTTGCAG GTGTCAGCCGGGTTACATTGGCTCCAGGTGTGAATATCTGGACTTGGACTGGCGGATAGGAGAGAAACAACAGATCATAATAGCCTGTGTCATCGCAGGGCTCGTTTtccttgttgttttcattgtattCATCTGCATTTGTTCACA TCGTAGATACAGACTGTGTTGGCGGAGGAGAAGACGGAGGGAGGAGCCGAGGAACGGGACAGAGAAGCTCAGCATGATGGACACCAGTGCAGCACAAACACGCTTAACCGAAGACTCAGCAGAGCCACCACGCACCAACGCTGTGTGA
- the rxfp3 gene encoding relaxin-3 receptor 1, which translates to MSGEFVDTNYEGSAGIIYAASFNFSSIFNTTNRSYADHLSDLDKTDFAGDGAAVVRIIISVIYSLVCALGLVGNLLVLYLMKSKQVWKKSSINLFVTSLAVTDFQFVLTLPFWAVENALDFTWLFGKAMCKIVSYVTAMNMYASVFFLTAMSVARYWSLASALQGRRRRPRCCSARCITVFIWFAAVSAALPHAVFSTTVTVSNEDLCLVRFPETNGTAQFWLGLYQSQKVLLGFVVPLAIISACYLLLLRFITSENINLSSAKRRAKVTKSVTIVVLSFFLCWLPNQALTAWGILIKLNVVHFSYEYYTTQVYVFPVSVCLAHSNSCLNPVLYCLMRREFRKALKKLFWRMTSPTIRPITATTKHELNEQERALVPVSRPEEPAVLFYPPGAVMYNDRRDLPQNST; encoded by the coding sequence ATGTCTGGAGAATTCGTCGACACTAATTACGAAGGCTCAGCAGGGATAATTTATGCTGCAAGCTTCAACTTCAGCTCTATTTTCAACACCACCAACCGCTCCTACGCCGACCACCTGTCAGACTTGGACAAGACAGATTTTGCGGGAGATGGCGCCGCCGTTGTGAGGATTATCATCTCTGTCATTTACTCGCTGGTGTGCGCGCTGGGGCTGGTTGGGAACTTGCTGGTGCTGTACCTGATGAAGTCTAAACAAGTGTGGAAAAAATCCTCCATCAACCTTTTCGTTACTAGTTTGGCTGTGACAGACTTCCAGTTCGTCCTGACTCTGCCGTTCTGGGCGGTGGAGAACGCGCTGGACTTCACGTGGCTTTTCGGCAAAGCGATGTGTAAGATAGTGTCCTATGTGACAGCCATGAACATGTACGCCAGCGTGTTTTTCCTGACTGCTATGAGCGTGGCGAGGTACTGGTCGCTCGCCTCTGCGCTCCAGGGCAGGCGGCGGCGGCCACGCTGCTGCTCCGCGCGGTGCATCACCGTTTTCATCTGGTTCGCCGCTGTCTCCGCCGCTCTGCCGCACGCGGTTTTCTCCACAACCGTGACCGTCTCCAATGAGGACCTGTGTCTTGTCAGATTCCCAGAAACCAACGGGACCGCGCAGTTTTGGCTGGGACTCTATCAGTCTCAGAAAGTGCTGCTGGGTTTTGTGGTGCCGCTGGCCATCATCTCAGCCTGCTATCTGCTCCTTTTGCGCTTCATCACCTCCGAAAACATCAATTTATCAAGCGCCAAACGACGCGCCAAAGTCACCAAGTCTGTCACCATCGTGGTCTTATCCTTTTTCCTCTGCTGGCTGCCCAACCAGGCGCTGACAGCCTGGGGCATCCTCATCAAACTCAACGTGGTTCATTTCAGCTATGAGTACTACACCACGCAGGTGTACGTCTTCCCCGTGTCCGTGTGCCTGGCGCACTCCAACAGCTGCCTGAACCCCGTCCTGTACTGCCTGATGAGGCGCGAGTTCAGGAAAGCGTTGAAGAAGCTCTTCTGGAGGATGACTTCGCCCACCATAAGGCCGATCACAGCCACCACTAAGCATGAGCTGAACGAGCAAGAGCGCGCCCTGGTCCCGGTCAGCCGGCCCGAGGAACCCGCCGTGCTCTTCTATCCTCCGGGGGCTGTCATGTACAATGACCGGCGGGATCTGCCGCAAAATAGCACTTAG
- the slc45a2 gene encoding membrane-associated transporter protein → MTLLSEDQSARPQPCRVPEPGKPISTSLHQHSRDTGSKEDYMDSVDSAVFGAVEPPRRSRGRLILHGMVMFGREFCYAVEAAFVTPVLLSVGLPRSLYSLVWLISPILGFLLQPIIGSASDYCRSSWGRRRPYILTLGILLLLGMTLFLNGDAVVSALVTDRSLRSTWAIVVVMFGVVLFDFSADFIDGPIKAYLFDVCSHQDKERGLHYHALLTGLGGACGYLVGAMDWGQSVFGRLLGSEYQVIYFFSALTWGIFLTVHLFSIPEQPLGKDPSASESSSSSALRLLGSHSNGYGALAKEPVTPVASASAPDLRPRSFSALGEANSVTSSAKQPNKEAQKRMTFRSLMTTIINMPSHYRCLCVSHLLGWTAFLCNMLFFTDFMGQIVYKGNPYADHNSTAYITYERGVEVGCWGLCINAVSSALFSYVQRFLLPYIGLKGLYFMGYFMFGMGTSLIGLFPNIIATLILCSVFGVMSSTLYTIPFNLIAEYQREEEEQLKLRGSKESQRGSGVDCAALTCMVQLAQIIVGAGLGALVNMAGSVIVVVLSASTVSLLGCIFIVLFIRYVD, encoded by the exons ATGACTCTTCTATCAGAGGACCAGTCTGCGAGGCCCCAACCCTGCAGGGTTCCGGAGCCTGGAAAACCCATCAGCACGTCTTTGCACCAGCACTCGAGAGACACTGGCTCCAAAGAGGACTACatggacagtgtggacagtgcTGTGTTCGGAGCTGTGGAGCCCCCCAGGCGCTCGCGGGGCCGCCTCATCCTCCACGGCATGGTCATGTTTGGAAGGGAATTCTGCTACGCCGTGGAGGCGGCATTCGTCACGCCGGTGCTGCTGAGCGTGGGCCTTCCTCGCAGCCTGTACAGCTTGGTGTGGCTGATCAGCCCCATCCTGGGCTTCCTGCTCCAGCCCATCATCGGCTCGGCCAGCGACTACTGCCGCTCGTCGTGGGGCCGGCGGAGGCCTTACATCCTGACCCTGGGCATCCTCCTGCTGCTTGGAATGACCTTGTTCCTGAACGGAGATGCTGTCGTCTCAG CGCTCGTCACTGACAGGTCATTGAGGAGTACATGGGCCATCGTGGTGGTGATGTTCGGAGTCGTGCTGTTTGACTTCTCTGCAGACTTCATCGACGGGCCCATCAAGGCCTACCTGTTTGATGTGTGCTCGCATCAGGACAAGGAGAGAGGCCTGCACTACCATGCTCTGCTCACAG GTCTGGGTGGAGCGTGTGGCTACCTGGTGGGAGCTATGGACTGGGGTCAGTCAGTGTTCGGTCGGCTGCTTGGCTCCGAGTACCAAGTCATTTacttcttctctgctttgacCTGGGGGATCTTCCTCACCGTGCACCTCTTCAGCATTCCAGAGCAGCCTCTGGGCAAGGACCcatctgcatctgagtcctcaTCTTCCAGTGCCCTTCGTCTACTGGGCTCCCACAGCAATGGATATGGCGCCCTGGCCAAAGAGCCCGTCACTCCTGTAGCATCTGCCTCTGCTCCAGACCTCAGGCCAAGGTCTTTCTCTGCTCTGGGGGAGGCCAACTCTGTTACCTCCAGTGCCAAGCAGCCAAACAAGGAG gCCCAGAAGAGGATGACATTCAGGTCGCTGATGACGACTATCATCAACATGCCGAGCCACTACCGCTGCCTGTGTGTCAGTCACTTACTGGGATGGACAGCCTTCCTCTGCAACATGCTCTTCTTCACCGATTTTATGGGACAG ATTGTATACAAGGGAAATCCGTATGCAGACCATAACTCTACAGCCTACATCACATATGAGAGAGGAGTGGAAGTGGGCTGCTGGGGACTCTGCATTAACgctgtgtcctctgctctcttctcct ATGTGCAACGTTTCCTTCTCCCATACATCGGCCTGAAGGGATTGTACTTTATGGGCTACTTCATGTTCGGCATGGGCACCAGCCTGATTGGACTCTTCCCCAACATCATCGCCACGCTCATCCTCTGCAGCGTGTTCGGCGTCATGTCCAGCACGCTCTACACCATCCCGTTCAACCTGATCGCGGAGTATCAGCGTGAAGAAGAG GAACAACTGAAGCTGCGAGGGAGCAAAGAAAGCCAGCGAGGCTCCGGGGTGGACTGCGCCGCGCTCACCTGCATGGTCCAGCTGGCTCAGATCATCGTGGGCGCGGGGCTCGGCGCTCTGGTCAACATGGCAGGAAGCGTAATCGTGGTGGTCCTCTCAGCTTCGACCGTGTCCCTGCTCGGCTGCATCTTCATCGTCCTCTTTATCAGATATGTGGACTGA